A single region of the Novipirellula aureliae genome encodes:
- a CDS encoding DUF1559 domain-containing protein codes for MHHAQNRTSQHKKQSQVNRLPLRPCRLAFTLVELLVVIAIIGILVALLLPAVQAAREAARRVQCQNNLKQIALAMHNYESAYRTLPWGAKGGHGYSWTTDILPFAEQTAAWEMVPPATNAKLTLEDRERLVELATTLIPMYRCPTEPGPMYLSDDNNLAIGGGAVARAMNSYLGNSGSDVTRDKYSPLVPASPPLAIGMEAGNGVLRVGQFERHPTDPPDAPPALPWPRAIPFSGILDGLSQTVMVAETRFIDDVRCNTCSHFALYHPNFGKGKGKGDDFSEALLSLHWGINLQQANNEQLEISAGSYHAGGVHTAFCDGSVRFLSESLDEPIRQAIGSRAGREVVDASF; via the coding sequence ATGCATCACGCACAGAATCGAACCAGCCAACACAAGAAACAATCTCAAGTGAACCGCTTGCCGCTGCGCCCATGTCGGCTCGCCTTTACCTTGGTCGAGTTGTTGGTCGTTATTGCGATTATCGGTATCTTGGTAGCACTGTTACTCCCTGCGGTTCAGGCTGCTCGCGAGGCGGCGCGGCGAGTCCAGTGCCAAAACAATTTGAAGCAGATCGCACTGGCGATGCACAACTACGAATCGGCATACCGAACGCTGCCCTGGGGTGCAAAAGGTGGGCATGGATATAGTTGGACGACCGACATTTTGCCTTTCGCCGAACAAACCGCTGCCTGGGAAATGGTGCCGCCTGCGACCAACGCGAAGTTGACTTTAGAGGATCGCGAACGTTTGGTCGAGTTGGCGACGACGCTGATTCCGATGTATCGATGCCCGACCGAGCCAGGGCCGATGTACCTGAGTGACGACAATAACTTAGCGATCGGCGGCGGCGCGGTCGCACGGGCGATGAACAGCTATTTGGGAAACTCGGGAAGCGACGTCACGCGAGACAAGTATTCGCCACTGGTACCGGCGTCTCCGCCGCTGGCAATCGGAATGGAAGCAGGCAATGGCGTTTTACGTGTCGGTCAATTTGAGCGTCATCCCACCGACCCGCCCGATGCGCCGCCCGCATTGCCTTGGCCTCGAGCGATACCGTTTTCTGGGATTTTGGATGGGCTGAGCCAAACGGTAATGGTGGCGGAAACACGTTTTATTGATGACGTTCGCTGTAACACTTGCAGCCACTTTGCACTCTATCATCCCAATTTTGGTAAAGGCAAAGGCAAAGGAGACGATTTTTCCGAGGCCCTGCTATCGCTTCATTGGGGGATCAATCTGCAGCAGGCAAACAACGAACAATTGGAGATTTCTGCGGGCAGCTATCATGCCGGCGGAGTCCACACCGCGTTTTGCGATGGTTCGGTTCGCTTTCTAAGCGAGAGTCTCGATGAGCCAATTCGTCAAGCGATCGGGTCCCGGGCCGGTCGCGAGGTGGTCGATGCCTCGTTTTAA
- a CDS encoding porin: MKISKLALVAMLACGVNAGVASADQAYGISQVGCFEQSNCDCGEPVCGCEMVEPSCDFGCDSGCDSGCGPAGCLGGGSLGDPLELFGSTDNGWSAGGWASIGYHNEALPLFNSRPDEVQLQQAWLYAEKAIDTSHGFDIGGRIDYIYGTDAQDTQSFGIDNDHWDNGWDNGSDYGSAIPQLYAEVGYGDWSVKAGHFYTIIGWEVVQATGNFFYSHAYTMYNSEPFTHTGALATYNVNDNVTAYGGYVLGWDSGFEDNGDAFLGGLSVALSDDLTVTYATVGGVFANNQDAYEKGYMQSIVADLALTENLQYIFQSDYLDSDDRTGATSRKTFGINQYLIYTLSDRLAVGGRFEWYDQEGVFNNDNGTPDDDTDDTLQQSDVYELTLGLNYRPIANVVVRPEIRWDWDDDQLIGLDDGDHQTTFGIDSVITF; the protein is encoded by the coding sequence ATGAAAATTAGCAAACTTGCTCTGGTTGCGATGTTGGCCTGCGGCGTGAATGCCGGGGTCGCTTCAGCAGACCAAGCATACGGCATTTCACAAGTAGGATGTTTCGAACAATCGAACTGCGATTGTGGCGAACCTGTCTGTGGATGCGAAATGGTCGAGCCATCATGCGATTTTGGCTGCGACAGCGGTTGTGATAGTGGCTGCGGTCCCGCAGGCTGTCTCGGCGGTGGATCGCTAGGCGATCCTTTAGAATTGTTCGGATCGACCGACAATGGTTGGAGTGCTGGTGGTTGGGCTTCGATTGGCTATCACAATGAGGCTTTGCCGTTGTTCAATAGCCGGCCTGACGAGGTGCAACTGCAACAAGCTTGGTTGTACGCGGAAAAAGCAATCGATACGTCACATGGTTTCGATATCGGGGGACGCATCGATTACATCTATGGTACCGACGCCCAAGATACGCAGTCCTTTGGTATCGACAATGACCACTGGGACAACGGATGGGACAACGGATCCGATTACGGAAGCGCGATTCCTCAGTTGTACGCGGAAGTCGGTTACGGCGATTGGTCGGTTAAGGCAGGTCACTTCTATACGATCATCGGGTGGGAAGTTGTCCAAGCGACCGGTAACTTCTTCTACAGCCATGCTTACACGATGTACAACAGCGAGCCGTTTACGCACACAGGTGCTTTGGCTACGTACAACGTGAACGACAACGTCACCGCTTATGGTGGCTACGTTCTTGGCTGGGATAGCGGATTCGAAGACAACGGCGATGCGTTCCTCGGTGGATTGTCCGTCGCACTCTCGGACGATTTGACTGTAACTTATGCAACCGTCGGAGGCGTTTTCGCCAACAATCAAGATGCTTACGAGAAGGGCTACATGCAGTCCATCGTTGCCGATTTGGCCCTTACGGAAAACTTGCAATACATCTTCCAAAGCGACTATCTCGACTCCGATGATCGCACGGGTGCAACCTCTCGGAAAACATTTGGTATCAACCAATACTTGATCTATACGCTTAGCGATCGCTTGGCAGTTGGCGGACGTTTCGAATGGTACGATCAAGAAGGTGTTTTCAACAATGACAATGGAACCCCAGATGACGACACGGATGACACGCTGCAACAAAGCGACGTCTACGAGTTGACCTTGGGATTGAACTATCGTCCGATCGCAAACGTTGTCGTTCGTCCCGAAATCCGCTGGGATTGGGATGACGACCAGTTGATTGGTCTCGACGATGGAGATCATCAAACCACGTTCGGAATCGATTCGGTTATCACTTTCTAG
- a CDS encoding UbiA family prenyltransferase, which translates to MTARLVYDANRNLDLNDDQRKHGPFFYWAQLVRLPNVFTVVADVSAGFLLVSQGPEPLLAWLLVVLAGVAFYWAGMILNDVFDLEIDRVERPNRPLPAGNICSIRARWIGWALLAIGILLGTLSGMLPNQTHPTTWLPAILSVVLAAAVYAYNGPLKNTPLAPSTMGFCRMLSFLLGTAPVLILPHMSGEPFRDQYIIAIALGLGLYIMGITLMARDEATSPNIAAEQSPNLKVGLVVMVIGAGVLAFAPRTALPDIQKTWYLSASRHFPFLIGMIVYPIVLRAYRCLRRPTPERIQMMIRSGILTIIPFSAAIAMLAAGPIWGLAIFTLIVPAFLLSAKLRMT; encoded by the coding sequence TTGACCGCGAGACTCGTCTACGACGCCAACAGGAATCTCGATTTGAACGACGATCAAAGAAAACATGGGCCTTTTTTTTATTGGGCTCAACTCGTTCGCTTGCCTAATGTTTTCACTGTCGTCGCGGATGTCAGTGCCGGCTTTTTGCTGGTCTCGCAAGGTCCTGAGCCATTGCTGGCGTGGCTATTGGTCGTGCTCGCGGGTGTGGCATTCTATTGGGCGGGAATGATTCTCAATGATGTTTTCGATTTGGAAATCGATCGAGTCGAACGTCCGAATCGTCCTTTACCAGCAGGCAATATCTGCTCTATCCGAGCTCGATGGATCGGTTGGGCGCTCCTGGCGATCGGTATCCTGCTGGGGACACTCAGCGGGATGTTGCCGAATCAAACGCATCCAACGACTTGGCTGCCTGCGATTTTGAGTGTTGTATTGGCCGCAGCGGTCTATGCATACAACGGGCCGCTAAAGAATACACCGCTGGCACCGTCGACAATGGGTTTTTGCCGGATGCTAAGTTTTCTACTAGGTACTGCGCCCGTATTGATCTTACCGCACATGTCGGGCGAACCATTTCGTGATCAGTATATCATTGCGATTGCGTTAGGTTTAGGACTCTACATCATGGGAATCACCTTGATGGCTCGTGACGAAGCGACTAGCCCGAATATCGCAGCGGAGCAATCGCCGAATTTGAAAGTGGGATTGGTGGTGATGGTGATTGGCGCAGGCGTGTTAGCGTTTGCTCCGAGAACCGCTCTGCCCGACATTCAAAAGACTTGGTATCTATCAGCATCTCGGCATTTCCCATTCTTAATTGGAATGATTGTCTATCCGATCGTTTTACGTGCTTATCGCTGTCTTCGCAGACCAACGCCTGAGAGAATCCAGATGATGATTCGCAGCGGCATTCTGACCATCATCCCATTTTCAGCAGCCATTGCCATGCTAGCTGCAGGCCCGATTTGGGGACTTGCAATCTTTACATTGATTGTCCCCGCCTTCCTTCTTAGCGCAAAACTCCGCATGACATGA
- the ftsY gene encoding signal recognition particle-docking protein FtsY, whose amino-acid sequence MAFWRSKKTESTEPAGVIAKMVSGLQKTRRTLNTDIRDLFKSQGRLVDDELLDELFSKLIRTDMGTGPAEIIRDDVARRLRGRVVQLEEVLETITEQTRSMLAQESTGLRFADSPPTVILVVGVNGSGKTTSIGKLAYHLHSTGKKVVLGAGDTFRAAAVEQLTIWAGRIGCDIVKGNEGADPASVAYQTVERGVQTGADVVIIDTAGRLQTQTNLMQQLDKIRRVVDKKIEGAPHEVLLVLDATSGQNAISQAKGFSEAAGCTGIILAKLDGSAKGGVILPIREQFDLPVKFVGLGERVEDIASFDADSFASALFAE is encoded by the coding sequence ATGGCTTTTTGGCGATCCAAGAAAACAGAATCCACCGAGCCGGCCGGCGTCATTGCCAAAATGGTCTCAGGACTTCAAAAAACACGTCGTACGCTCAATACCGACATCCGTGATTTGTTCAAAAGTCAAGGTCGGCTCGTCGATGATGAGCTTCTTGACGAGTTGTTTTCTAAGTTGATTCGAACGGATATGGGCACGGGCCCCGCCGAGATCATTCGCGACGACGTTGCCCGCCGATTGCGCGGCCGAGTCGTGCAATTGGAAGAGGTGCTCGAAACGATCACCGAGCAAACGCGATCCATGCTAGCGCAAGAGTCGACGGGTTTGCGGTTCGCCGATTCGCCGCCAACGGTCATTCTTGTTGTCGGAGTCAATGGTAGTGGCAAAACGACCTCGATCGGAAAACTGGCCTACCATCTTCATTCAACCGGCAAGAAAGTGGTCTTGGGGGCTGGCGATACGTTCCGAGCCGCAGCGGTAGAACAACTCACCATTTGGGCCGGCCGGATCGGCTGCGACATCGTGAAAGGAAATGAGGGAGCTGATCCCGCATCGGTAGCCTATCAAACGGTTGAACGGGGCGTACAAACGGGTGCCGATGTGGTCATCATCGATACCGCTGGGCGTTTGCAAACACAAACCAACTTGATGCAACAACTCGACAAAATTCGCCGCGTCGTCGACAAAAAGATCGAAGGAGCACCGCACGAAGTCTTGCTCGTACTCGATGCAACCTCGGGCCAAAACGCGATCAGCCAAGCGAAAGGGTTTAGCGAAGCCGCTGGTTGCACCGGAATCATTTTGGCCAAACTCGATGGGTCCGCTAAGGGAGGCGTGATCTTGCCAATCCGTGAGCAGTTCGATTTGCCAGTGAAATTTGTGGGGCTTGGTGAAAGAGTCGAGGACATCGCCTCCTTTGACGCCGACTCCTTCGCCTCTGCCCTTTTCGCCGAGTGA